A genomic stretch from Ureibacillus composti includes:
- the prfB gene encoding peptide chain release factor 2 (programmed frameshift) has protein sequence MFEFADVRNVLETSAKKLADFRGSLDLENKEARIQELDEMMLMPDFWNDQNAAQTVINEANALKAVVNEFNDLVNTHENLEMTLELLKEEPDEELQEELSNELVEFQQKMDAFELQMLLSEPYDKNNAILELHPGAGGTESQDWGSMLLRMYTRWAEQHGFKVETMDYLPGDEAGIKSVTLLIQGHNAYGYLKAEKGVHRLVRISPFDSAGRRHTSFVSCDVMPEFNNEIEIDIRSEDLKVDTYRATGAGGQHINTTDSAVRITHIPTGVVVSCQAERSQIKNRDKAMNMLKAKLYQLEIEKQQAELDAIRGEQKEIGWGSQIRSYVFHPYSMVKDHRTSFETGNVQGVMDGELDGFINAYLRTRIGQ, from the exons ATGTTTGAATTTGCAGATGTAAGAAATGTTTTAGAAACTTCAGCCAAGAAACTGGCGGACTTCAGGGGGTCTCTT GACTTAGAGAACAAAGAGGCACGTATTCAAGAATTAGATGAAATGATGTTAATGCCAGACTTTTGGAATGACCAAAATGCAGCACAAACAGTCATTAATGAAGCAAATGCTTTAAAAGCAGTAGTGAACGAATTCAATGACTTAGTGAATACGCACGAAAATTTAGAAATGACTTTGGAGCTACTAAAAGAAGAACCAGATGAAGAGCTGCAAGAAGAGCTTAGTAATGAACTTGTTGAGTTCCAACAAAAAATGGATGCATTTGAATTACAGATGCTTCTAAGTGAACCATATGATAAAAACAATGCAATTTTAGAGCTTCACCCAGGTGCTGGTGGTACAGAATCACAGGACTGGGGCTCAATGCTTCTTCGTATGTATACACGTTGGGCAGAACAGCACGGTTTTAAAGTAGAAACAATGGATTACTTACCAGGTGATGAAGCTGGGATTAAATCCGTGACATTGTTAATCCAAGGTCACAATGCATATGGTTATTTAAAAGCTGAAAAGGGTGTACATCGTTTAGTTCGTATTTCGCCATTTGATTCTGCAGGTCGTCGTCATACATCTTTCGTTTCATGTGATGTTATGCCAGAATTCAACAATGAGATTGAAATCGATATCCGTTCTGAAGATCTAAAAGTTGATACATATCGTGCAACAGGTGCAGGTGGACAGCATATTAATACGACGGACTCGGCTGTTCGTATTACGCATATCCCAACAGGTGTTGTAGTATCGTGTCAGGCGGAGCGTTCGCAAATTAAAAACCGCGATAAAGCAATGAACATGTTAAAAGCGAAGTTGTATCAATTAGAAATTGAAAAACAACAAGCTGAATTAGATGCGATTCGCGGAGAGCAAAAAGAAATTGGCTGGGGTTCACAAATTCGTTCTTACGTCTTCCACCCATATTCAATGGTAAAAGACCACCGTACAAGTTTTGAAACTGGTAACGTTCAAGGAGTTATGGACGGAGAACTAGATGGTTTCATTAATGCTTATTTACGAACTCGAATTGGACAATAA
- a CDS encoding competence protein ComK, with product MKKGNFVDSYCVTRNTYMIEPIHLDNNKTYSRVYDKGGEVLVSQSPLKIIKESCKKMSINYHAARQFAKEFFGEEKHKLPISISYANGFPCVFFPLLSPDSSDNCWIGLHAIINFKKVKNCTEITLKDGRELTLQVHSSSFSSQYVYSTMFQIYIKNKRQEIQNDFPFY from the coding sequence TTGAAAAAAGGAAATTTTGTAGATTCATATTGTGTAACACGAAATACTTACATGATCGAACCAATTCATCTGGACAACAACAAAACATATTCACGTGTATATGATAAGGGCGGTGAAGTCCTCGTCTCACAATCACCACTTAAAATAATCAAAGAATCTTGTAAGAAAATGTCCATTAATTATCATGCTGCACGTCAGTTTGCTAAAGAATTCTTTGGAGAAGAAAAACATAAATTACCGATTTCTATTTCTTATGCTAATGGTTTTCCATGTGTTTTCTTCCCGCTTTTATCACCGGATTCATCAGATAATTGTTGGATTGGACTACATGCCATTATCAACTTCAAAAAAGTAAAAAATTGTACAGAAATCACTTTAAAGGATGGACGAGAACTAACTCTACAAGTTCATTCCTCATCATTTAGTTCACAATATGTTTATTCCACAATGTTCCAAATATATATTAAAAATAAAAGGCAAGAAATTCAAAATGACTTTCCTTTCTATTGA
- a CDS encoding IDEAL domain-containing protein, giving the protein MDKFYSYTDFLKAVGNTQHANESEKLLNDIYLDLFLNRMKRLQRIEQLKNFIDNALDEKNEAAFYKYAQELNELQESS; this is encoded by the coding sequence ATGGATAAATTTTATTCATACACAGATTTTCTTAAAGCAGTTGGAAACACTCAACATGCAAATGAATCTGAAAAGTTATTGAATGACATTTATTTGGACTTGTTTTTAAACAGAATGAAAAGACTTCAAAGAATCGAACAGTTGAAAAATTTCATCGATAATGCATTAGATGAAAAAAATGAGGCAGCGTTTTACAAATATGCTCAGGAATTAAACGAGCTGCAAGAGAGTAGTTAG
- a CDS encoding LacI family DNA-binding transcriptional regulator produces MVSSKDVAKHAGVSQTTVSRVLNTPELVKKPTLDKVMNSIQELNYIPNALARSLVQNKTSTIVLLSGPLHNPFFVDTTTAIVNYANSKGYRVNVQFVNDNNLTEAYATAIEQKVDGIILSCILIDDPIFGRLEKMDIPFITYNRKHKNNRHFVEIDNFEAGYLSAKHLIELGHTNIAWVGGPLTTSTFNNRYEGFLKALKDYQISVEAEYIIQTDTSKKDVSRAFHDLMQLKKRPTGICAGSDSLALYLMDEAIYANFRIPEDISLIGIDNVDISHHASIQLTTVGSISKENLGLMAIHKLIELIENKKNSCVKITESVKVFDRSTTRRV; encoded by the coding sequence TTGGTATCTTCAAAAGATGTTGCAAAACATGCAGGAGTATCTCAAACAACAGTTTCTCGTGTATTAAACACACCAGAACTAGTAAAAAAACCTACGCTCGATAAGGTGATGAATTCAATCCAGGAGTTAAATTACATTCCAAACGCTCTTGCTCGATCCCTCGTTCAAAATAAAACAAGCACGATTGTTCTATTATCAGGTCCATTACATAACCCATTTTTTGTTGATACGACGACAGCAATAGTCAATTATGCAAATTCGAAGGGCTATCGAGTCAATGTACAGTTTGTAAATGACAATAATTTAACTGAAGCCTATGCAACAGCGATAGAACAAAAAGTAGATGGCATCATTTTATCGTGTATATTAATTGACGATCCAATTTTTGGAAGGTTAGAGAAAATGGATATTCCATTTATTACATATAATCGCAAGCATAAAAATAATCGTCATTTTGTAGAAATAGATAATTTTGAAGCAGGATATTTGTCGGCGAAGCACCTAATTGAACTTGGTCATACGAATATTGCTTGGGTTGGTGGACCCTTAACAACGAGCACATTTAATAATCGGTACGAAGGGTTTCTTAAAGCACTAAAAGATTATCAGATATCCGTTGAAGCAGAGTATATAATTCAAACAGATACCTCAAAAAAAGATGTTTCCAGAGCTTTTCATGACCTAATGCAATTAAAAAAACGCCCAACAGGAATTTGTGCAGGTTCAGATTCACTTGCTCTGTATTTAATGGATGAAGCTATTTATGCAAATTTCAGGATTCCCGAAGACATTAGTCTCATCGGTATAGATAATGTGGATATTAGCCATCATGCATCAATTCAATTAACAACAGTTGGGAGTATATCTAAAGAAAATTTAGGATTAATGGCAATTCATAAGTTAATAGAATTGATAGAAAATAAAAAAAACTCTTGCGTAAAAATTACCGAGTCTGTTAAAGTATTTGATAGAAGTACAACACGTCGAGTATAA